In a single window of the Drosophila albomicans strain 15112-1751.03 chromosome 3, ASM965048v2, whole genome shotgun sequence genome:
- the LOC117566809 gene encoding LOW QUALITY PROTEIN: tudor domain-containing protein 7B (The sequence of the model RefSeq protein was modified relative to this genomic sequence to represent the inferred CDS: deleted 1 base in 1 codon), with product MGSLTREEELKNIILVLRSLITSSKNPLTLQSVERDYKCLESEHIPYHRFGYRSTLEFLQDTKEFHIFNRGNEVIIGVKPNEKTAHIASMVRGQKASKSHFKPAPQSIRPVASKTPKPAPAPLKQNVVQQYQQKYQYQYLQQQQQQQQELQQSLWLREQQLQAERQANLERTFVLASAAAGPGGEGSGDQASSEGTARRAAIAKDSIAAATGNLDKKIAELQQQHALDLKAQALTIDTLREESTRLKQQLKEQEQQQRLQLEQEQQQRLQLEQENTPPKTKPDAKLDAQPAKPQKLATQEDSDSDMNGNAAGGGGGGAAAASTRKPHLRPILGNSAPQRSVGVPQPTNDSMSAGGANRRPPSQHARVPGTRPNGSVSVNYRLKQQQTAAAAAPLIITPPDSPENAANNQAKQSPVPRTQKFNMPQSQIQPAAHPSVHFKFDPAFDASSSLRQYCVAKGYAPPTYEFSKVNKSNLLHCKVCIDGNIYTSYPKEYSDETTAKQCTSEVALERLKQLESRKQLSKLSDVEFLDSIYKELIKHPHGIVSHKLPEWYEATVKRQVPSNWSRLLNESPKIRIESSVNTNIVFANTNDDATTTPTTAASPIAFSPFQQTMPTAMPELLLPWVEGQQDWNMYITHCDNTMHVWARLIDQSANFEKLTEQLHAHMALPHNRQQQQSPIEQQIYLVEVSDNWNRVRVMSVDEKQRQCICHFVDFGDEVVFGFDVLYACPSMFLTLPAQAVCLSMYALDKFEDHPHAQPVLTKELAGHSVVTRIITSEAQFLKLGARTQGVLLEQQQKEQPLTEENGSSLQPSVRRACIVGTFYDTSTAEDIHLNDLVANQIIRNTPAPMLKLDQKSNNVIVSHVNDVGDLMIQLPNEDLKFVQRSISRIMSDSSEQHRVRYSDLLHDQLVCVCDESGDGTNKWYRGMLTSKPKSTEEEVFDVYYVDDGRLRKTHISNIYRLEANNHALAAFPAQALRVRLHDVPPIDNQMVGRLRGLLSPQTPVLLKVMEGANDKLPMVTIHARGQDSLYLCLNSAIRMEYEVQSTTRLEPFDDGGLHFSPSGQLIRRCSFSSTVSTHSSSSDQPTTVGIASPPATPRKPPAATKLSLPQLKEYEAIPAVGAYFEVRVALSVNPGHFAVQPYKCYNQLQHLMKELQAHCKSPAAQTVQPAQLSIGQAYAAADSSGVYHRVNIRKIYDEMIHVRYVDAGDDGVVRCNQLLQLPTEFRELPMMALPAQLHGIQVDGIDWTQENCLCFRKLTLGQQFIGIVRRVDKLKDDRRALSLELIDTSTPQDIKVHETLISEKHALPAP from the exons ATGGGGTCATTAACAAGAGAAGAGGAATTGAAGAATATCATCCTTGTGCTGCGTTCGTTGATAACATCGTCAAAGAATCCGTTAACCTTGCAATCCGTTGAACGTGATTACAAGTGTCTTGAATCTGAACACATTCCATACCATCGTTTTGGCTATCGAAGTACTCTAGAATTCCTGCAGGATACGaaagaatttcatattttcaatcGTGGAAACGAG GTCATAATTGGTGTCAAGCCCAACGAGAAAACGGCACACATCGCTTCTATGGTACGAGGCCAAAAGGCGAGCAAAAGTCATTTTAAACCCGCACCCCAATCTATACGGCCAGTTGCCAGCAAAACTCCAAAACCAGCACCAGCACCACTCAAACAGAACGTAGTGCAGCAATATCAACAGAAGTATCAATATCAGtatctgcaacaacaacaacagcagcagcaagaactGCAGCAGTCTCTGTGGCTGAGGGAACAACAATTGCAAGCGGAGCGTCAGGCGAACTTGGAGCGAACTTTTGTGCTtgcgtcagcagcagcaggcccAGGAGGAGAAGGATCTGGTGATCAAGCGTCGTCAGAAGGAACTGCGCGACGAGCAGCGATTGCAAAAGattcaattgcagcagcaacaggaaatC TTGACAAGAAGATCGCAgaactacagcaacagcacgcGCTCGATCTGAAAGCGCAGGCGCTGACTATCGACACGCTGCGTGAGGAAAGCACACGCCTGAAGCAACAGCTAaaggagcaggagcaacagcagaggCTGCAACTtgagcaggagcaacagcagaggCTGCAGCTTGAGCAGGAGAACACGCCACCAAAGACAAAGCCAGACGCCAAGTTAGACGCTCAGCCGGCGAAACCACAAAAGCTTGCAACTCAAgaagattcagattcagacaTGAATGGAAATGCAGCTGGTGGAGGTGGcggtggtgctgctgctgcctcgaCACGCAAGCCGCATCTGCGTCCCATACTGGGCAACAGTGCTCCACAGCGTTCGGTGGGCGTGCCACAGCCAACAAATGATTCCATGTCTGCTGGCGGTGCCAATAGGCGGCCGCCTTCCCAGCATGCGCGAGTGCCTGGAACGCGTCCCAATGGCAGCGTCTCTGTCAACTATAgactgaagcagcagcagacagcggCTGCAGCGGCTCCCTTAATCATAACGCCGCCAGACTCGCCAGAGAATGCTGCCAATAATCAAGCAAAGCAATCGCCAGTTCCACGCACACAAAAGTTCAATATGCCGCAGTCTCAGATACAG CCTGCGGCTCATCCGAGTGTGCACTTTAAGTTTGATCCAGCCTTCGATGCGAGCTCCTCGTTGAGGCAATACTGCGTTGCCAAGGGCTATGCGCCGCCAACGTACGAGTTCTCCAAGGTGAACAAAAGCAATCTGCTGCACTGCAAGGTGTGCATCGACGGCAACATCTATACCAGCTATCCCAAGGAGTATTCGGATGAAACCACCGCCAAGCAATGCACCTCGGAGGTGGCCCTAGAGAGACTGAAACAACTCGAGTCGCGCAAGCAGCTGTCGAAGCTCAGCGACGTCGAGTTCCTTGACAGCATCTACAAAGAGCTGATCAAGCATCCGCATGGCATTGTCAGTCACAAGTTGCCCGAGTGGTATGAGGCAACGGTGAAGCGTCAGGTGCCCAGCAACTGGTCGAGATTGCTCAACGAATCGCCGAAGATACGCATCGAAAGCAGCGTGAACACCAACATTGTGTTTGCCAACACCAACGACGATGCAACGacgacaccaacaacagcagcatcccCAATTGCATTCAGTCCATTCCAGCAGACGATGCCAACTGCCATGCCCGAGCTGTTGCTGCCCTGGGTAGAAGGCCAGCAGGATTGGAACATGTACATTACGCACTGCGACAACACGATGCATGTGTGGGCTCGTCTGATCGATCAGAGTGCCAACTTTGAGAAGCTCACCGAGCAGTTGCATGCTCACATGGCGCTGCCACAcaatcgacagcagcagcaatcgccAATCGAACAACAAATCTATCTGGTCGAAGTGAGCGACAATTGGAATCGTGTGCGTGTCATGTCAGTGGATGAGAAGCAGCGACAATGCATCTGTCATTTCGTTGACTTTGGCGACGAAGTTGTCTTTGGCTTCGATGTGCTATACGCGTGTCCTTCAATGTTCTTGACGCTGCCAGCACAAGCTGTATGCCTCAGCATGTATGCTCTGGATAAATTCGAAGATCATCCACATGCTCAGCCAGTGCTGACCAAGGAGCTTGCTGGGCACAGTGTCGTCACGCGCATCATCACCAGTGAGGCGCAGTTCCTCAAGTTGGGTGCTCGCACGCAAGGCGTATTgctcgagcagcagcagaaggagcaGCCGCTGACTGAAGAGAATGGCAGCAGTCTGCAGCCAAGTGTACGACGTGCCTGTATTGTGGGCACCTTCTACGATACATCCACGGCAGAGGATATTCATCTCAATGATTTGGTGGCCAATCAGATCATACGCAATACACCTGCACCGATGCTCAAGCTGGATCAGAAGTCAAATAATGTGATTGTGTCGCACGTCAACGATGTGGGTGACTTGATGATTCAGCTGCCGAACGAAGATCTCAAATTTGTGCAGCGCAGCATCAGTCGCATCATGAGCGACAGCAGCGAACAGCATCGAGTGCGCTACTCGGATCTGCTACACGATCAACTGGTGTGCGTCTGCGATGAGTCTGGCGATGGGACAAACAAATGGTATCGCGGCATGCTCACTAGCAAGCCCAAGAGCACCGAGGAGGAGGTTTTTGATGTGTATTACGTGGACGATGGACGGCTGCGCAAGACGCACATCTCCAACATCTATCGCCTGGAGGCAAACAATCATGCACTTGCCGCATTTCCAGCACAAGCATTGCGAGTGCGTCTCCACGATGTACCTCCAATTGACAACCAGATGGTGGGGCGACTTCGTGGACTCCTTTCGCCGCAGACGCCAGTGCTG CTCAAGGTGATGGAGGGAGCCAATGACAAGCTGCCAATGGTGACGATTCATGCTCGTGGCCAGGATAGTTTATATTTGTGCTTGAACAGTGCGATTCGCATGGAATACGAAGTGCAGAG TACGACGAGGCTGGAACCGTTCGATGACGGCGGTCTACACTTCAGTCCAAGTGGTCAGCTGATACGCCGctgcagcttcagctccacCGTGtccacacacagcagcagcagcgatcaGCCGACAACCGTTGGCATCGCATCGCCTCCAGCCACGCCTCGAAAGCCGCCGGCAGCCACGAAATTGTCGCTGCCCCAGCTCAAGGAATACGAAGCCATTCCAGCCGTGGGCGCCTACTTTGAGGTGCGTGTGGCACTCTCAGTCAATCCTGGCCATTTTGCA GTGCAACCCTATAAGTGCTACAATCAGCTGCAGCATTTGATGAAGGAACTGCAGGCGCATTGCAAGAGTCCAGCGGCTCAGACGGTGCAGCCTGCGCAGCTGAGCATTGGCCAGGCTTATGCCGCAGCCGACAGCAGTGGCGTGTATCATCG TGTAAATATTCGCAAGATTTATGATGAAATGATACATGTGCGTTATGTGGATGCGGGCGACGATGGCGTTGTGCGCTGCaatcagctgctgcagctgccgacCGAATTTAGAGAGCTGCCAATGATGGCGCTGCCCGCTCAACTTCATG GCATTCAAGTGGACGGCATCGATTGGACGCAGGAGAACTGTTTGTGCTTCCGTAAGCTAACGCTGGGACAGCAGTTTATAGGCATTGTGCGGCGCGTAGACAAGCTGAAGGATGATCGACGTGCGCTCAGCTTGGAGTTAATTGATACCTCAACGCCACAGGACATCAAGGTCCATGAGACGCTCATTAGCGAGAAGCATGCGCTGCCTGCGCCATAA
- the LOC117566808 gene encoding mediator of RNA polymerase II transcription subunit 8: MQREEKHFEMTLDAVVQRLNDLKLAVLAMIQKLEMEYMDINWPTFLDNFAIISSHLTGLTKILAKEQCPALRNRTVLPLLVSMDRDETMVNITEGRVPVFSHDIVPDYLRTRPDPITEQKMQQNEQKAANLTNDAAMKQVTQYNKVVSHVLDMVSKAREEWEIESSSRTGIQQTSSMADTQLLVAAVGMGKGLQFKANYGPGPGMMVPPSIRGPTPPMGGPSMSPGNVQQQLGKAPSAVKTNIKSANQVHPFSR; this comes from the coding sequence atgcagCGTGAGGAAAAACACTTCGAAATGACGCTGGACGCCGTCGTGCAGCGCCTGAACGATTTGAAGTTGGCAGTCTTAGCCATGATACAAAAACTGGAAATGGAATACATGGACATCAATTGGCCAACATTTCTGGACAACTTTGCCATTATTTCCAGTCATTTGACAGGTCTAACAAAGATTCTGGCAAAAGAGCAGTGTCCGGCATTACGGAATCGCACAGTGCTGCCGCTACTAGTGTCCATGGATCGCGACGAGACAATGGTCAACATTACCGAGGGTCGTGTGCCGGTCTTTTCACACGACATTGTTCCCGATTATCTGCGCACTCGTCCCGATCCCATAACCGAGCAGAAGATGCAGCAGAACGAACAAAAGGCGGCCAATCTGACTAACGATGCAGCCATGAAACAGGTCACACAATACAACAAAGTTGTCTCGCACGTCCTGGATATGGTGAGCAAAGCTCGCGAGGAGTGGGAGATTGAGTCGAGTTCACGCACTGGCATCCAGCAGACCAGCAGCATGGCGGACACACAGCTCCTGGTGGCAGCCGTAGGCATGGGCAAGGGATTGCAGTTCAAGGCGAACTATGGTCCTGGACCCGGCATGATGGTGCCACCCTCTATACGAGGTCCAACACCGCCCATGGGCGGACCATCCATGAGCCCGGGCAATGTGCAACAGCAATTGGGCAAGGCACCATCAGCGGTAAAGACGAACATCAAATCAGCAAATCAAGTTCATCCATTTTCTCGGTAG
- the LOC117566807 gene encoding uncharacterized protein LOC117566807, translated as MELVCVEDFEQQADRKLEKSAKDYYKSGAGDQFTLGLNREAFKRLRLRPRCLRDVSQLDISTTILGHQQKWPLGIAPTAMQKMAHPDGEIGNARAAGKAGSIFILSTLSTTSLEDLSAGAPDTTKWFQLYIYKDRSLTEKVVRRAEKANFKALVLTIDAPIFGHRRNDVRNKFSLPSHLCLANFQGEQANGVITEGGSGINEYVASQFDASITWKDIAWLKQLTHLPIVVKGVLTAEDAVLAREFGCAGIIVSNHGARQIDTVPASIEALPEIVRAVGEDLVVMLDGGIMQGNDIFKALALGAKTVFIGRPAVYGLAYNGQKGVEQLLGVLRKDFEITMALTGCQTLADIKPAMVTHESTYSKL; from the exons ATGGAGTTAGTTTGTGTGGAGGACTTTGAGCAGCAGGCGGACCGCAAGCTAGAGAAGAGTGCCAAGGATTATTACAAAAGTGGTGCTGGAGATCAGTTCACTCTAGGACTCAACCGCGAGGCGTTCAAGCGGCTGCGATTGCGTCCACGTTGCCTGCGCGATGTTTCCCAACTGGACATTAGTACCACGATCCTTGGCCACCAGCAGAAGTGGCCTCTGGGCATTGCTCCCACTGCCATGCAGAAGATGGCCCATCCTGATGGTGAAATTGGCAATGCACGCGCCGCGGGCAAAGCTGGTTCCATATTCATATTGAGCACCCTGTCTACCACATCCCTTGAGGATTTGTCAGCAGGTGCTCCTGACACGACGAAGTGGTTCCAGCTTTACATCTACAAGGATCG TTCGCTTACCGAAAAGGTTGTGCGTCGTGCTGAAAAGGCCAATTTTAAGGCTCTGGTACTGACCATAGATGCTCCCATCTTTGGCCATCGTCGTAACGATGTTCGCAACAAATTCAGCTTGCCGTCACACTTGTGTTTGGCCAATTTCCAGGGCGAACAGGCCAATGGTGTCATCACCGAGGGTGGCTCTGGAATTAACGAATATGTTGCCAGCCAATTTGATGCCAGCATCACATGGAAAGATATTGCCTGGCTAAAGCAACTCACGCATCTGCCCATCGTGGTCAAGGGAGTGCTTACCGCCGAGGATGCTGTGCTGGCCCGTGAATTTGGCTGCGCCGGCATCATCGTGTCCAATCATGGCGCCCGACAAATCGACACAGTTCCCGCTTCGATTGAGGCACTTCCCGAGATAGTTAGAGCCGTTGGTGAGGATTTGGTTGTCATGCTGGACGGTGGCATTATGCAAGGCAATGATATATTCAAAGCACTTGCTCTGGGTGCTAAAACCGTATTTATTGGTCGTCCTGCGGTTTATGGTTTGGCCTACAATGGACAAAAGGGAGTCGAGCAATTGCTGGGAGTTCTACGAAAAGATTTTGAAATTACCATGGCACTAACTGGATGTCAAACATTGGCTGATATTAAGCCAGCCATGGTTACACATGAGTCGACCTATTCCAAACTGTAA